One Pseudomonas rhizophila DNA window includes the following coding sequences:
- a CDS encoding RHS repeat domain-containing protein, whose product MGMDQRTPRLMAFDPRNLPVRSVDYWRNIENGPTQERVTRSLFDAAGRLAKQWDPRLWRLQPDDQSAPANLTTVYSLSAAALRTDSVDAGRQIDLPGLAGEGLRAWDGRGTHREVGYDDLLRPVVVLEQGAGQLRRCMERLKYGSPGRGDRDHNQYGQLIRHDDPAGSVLLESFSLTAQNLVQNRRFILDAVTPDWPEPEAERETLLEPGEGARSTWCLGPQGDVLEQMDALGHRQRKRLTRDGRLHENHLLLNGQDTWQPLVRDIRYSAEGQIEQETAGNGVQTTLRYSPDDGRLMERHARCAEQVLQDLFYTYDPMGNVLSIEDKALPVRYFANQRINPISRFIYDSLYQLLEASGWEAGAANQGPQSVGRVDPAAVSNYRQTYRYDESGNLLELTHVGAQNHGRQLQAARYSNRCLPYRNGVPPTEDEICAAFDARGNCLEQDEGRFLAWDLRNQLSSVTPIERASRLNDGEIYVYDGSGLRVRKLRTLQAGARTLTAEVRYLPGLELRADSGTGESLQVIIVQGGLNSVRVLHWESPSPAGANDFYRYSFTDQLGSTSLELAQDGRIISREHFYPFGETAYLAGEDVIEVSYKTVRYSGKERDATGFYYYGYRYYMPGLQRWLNPDPAGDIDGLNLYAMVSNNPLTFRDADGLNKTGKYEIEVGVKNRLKLTAAALTSRVGVFKEATGKFSDVNDFKVVEVGAFNDYLVGGDEVKQNLQRYKQRYKALSSETSSSKVVGQPSNFGLGASISSYMLRSANDVFVDEPIDPDALNRHPDFVVERRFFAVMKKSDKLKPPEERQIYGLAELNAFTTKGKTEVDVVQVVVHPETQDGGTLKKEALAQATSVARLPILKGVGTFLTVHAIKAISKGADIRKIRTDAVNPRSARIAEKFDAKRVVNQ is encoded by the coding sequence ATGGGCATGGATCAGAGAACCCCGAGGCTGATGGCCTTTGACCCAAGGAATTTACCGGTTCGTTCGGTCGACTATTGGCGCAACATCGAGAACGGGCCCACGCAAGAGCGCGTCACTCGCAGCCTTTTCGATGCCGCCGGTCGTTTGGCAAAACAGTGGGATCCTCGATTGTGGCGCTTGCAACCAGACGATCAGTCGGCGCCGGCCAACCTTACGACGGTTTATTCGCTGTCCGCTGCCGCGCTGCGTACCGATAGCGTCGATGCGGGCAGGCAGATCGATCTGCCTGGGCTCGCCGGCGAGGGTTTGCGGGCGTGGGACGGTCGGGGCACGCATCGCGAGGTGGGCTACGACGACCTGCTCCGTCCCGTGGTGGTGCTCGAACAAGGCGCCGGGCAACTGCGTCGGTGCATGGAGCGGTTGAAGTACGGTTCCCCGGGCCGGGGCGATCGCGACCATAACCAGTACGGGCAGTTGATCCGCCACGATGACCCGGCGGGTAGCGTGCTGCTGGAGTCGTTTTCCCTCACCGCGCAAAACCTTGTCCAGAACCGTCGCTTCATCCTTGATGCCGTCACTCCCGACTGGCCGGAGCCGGAAGCCGAGCGCGAAACACTGCTCGAGCCCGGCGAGGGCGCCCGGTCAACCTGGTGCCTTGGCCCCCAGGGTGACGTGCTGGAGCAAATGGATGCCCTGGGCCATCGACAACGCAAGAGACTGACCCGTGATGGCCGGTTGCATGAAAATCACTTGTTATTAAACGGGCAGGACACATGGCAGCCGCTGGTCAGGGATATCCGTTACAGCGCCGAGGGGCAAATAGAGCAAGAAACGGCCGGTAACGGCGTGCAGACCACACTTCGATACAGTCCCGATGATGGCCGGTTGATGGAACGCCACGCCAGGTGCGCGGAACAGGTGCTGCAAGACCTGTTCTACACCTATGACCCCATGGGTAACGTGCTGAGTATCGAGGACAAGGCCCTGCCGGTGCGCTACTTCGCCAATCAGCGTATCAACCCGATCAGTCGTTTTATCTACGACAGTCTCTACCAATTGCTTGAAGCCAGCGGCTGGGAGGCGGGCGCTGCCAATCAGGGACCGCAGTCCGTTGGTCGCGTCGACCCGGCGGCGGTGAGCAACTACCGGCAGACCTATCGCTACGACGAAAGCGGCAACCTGCTGGAGCTGACCCATGTCGGCGCTCAGAATCATGGCCGCCAGTTGCAAGCGGCCCGCTACAGCAATCGTTGTTTGCCGTACCGCAACGGCGTGCCGCCAACGGAAGATGAAATCTGCGCCGCGTTCGATGCGCGGGGCAATTGTCTGGAACAGGACGAGGGGCGTTTCCTGGCTTGGGATCTGCGCAACCAGTTGAGTTCGGTCACCCCCATCGAACGCGCCTCAAGGCTTAACGACGGTGAGATTTATGTTTACGACGGCAGCGGTCTGCGCGTTCGCAAATTGCGCACTCTGCAAGCCGGTGCCCGGACGCTGACCGCCGAGGTGCGTTATTTGCCTGGGCTGGAACTGCGTGCCGACAGCGGCACTGGGGAGTCTCTCCAGGTCATCATCGTCCAGGGTGGGCTCAACAGTGTGCGGGTATTGCATTGGGAAAGCCCATCACCTGCGGGGGCCAATGACTTCTATCGATACAGTTTTACCGACCAATTGGGTTCGACCAGTCTGGAGCTTGCCCAGGACGGGAGAATCATCAGCCGCGAGCACTTCTATCCTTTCGGCGAGACCGCGTACCTGGCCGGGGAAGATGTGATCGAGGTCAGTTACAAGACGGTTCGTTACTCGGGCAAGGAGCGGGATGCGACAGGGTTCTATTACTACGGCTATCGGTACTACATGCCCGGTCTGCAGCGCTGGCTGAATCCGGACCCTGCGGGAGATATCGATGGGCTGAATCTGTACGCGATGGTGAGCAATAACCCGCTGACTTTTCGGGACGCCGACGGGCTCAACAAGACTGGCAAGTACGAAATAGAAGTGGGCGTAAAAAACCGACTGAAGCTCACAGCGGCAGCGCTTACGAGCAGGGTTGGCGTGTTCAAGGAAGCCACAGGAAAGTTCAGCGATGTGAATGACTTCAAAGTGGTGGAGGTCGGTGCATTCAATGACTATCTGGTGGGAGGGGATGAGGTCAAACAGAATCTACAACGCTACAAGCAACGCTATAAAGCCCTCTCCAGCGAAACATCGAGTTCGAAGGTCGTTGGGCAACCTTCAAACTTCGGTCTGGGGGCAAGCATTTCCAGTTACATGTTGCGCAGTGCCAATGATGTATTCGTGGACGAGCCGATCGATCCGGACGCGTTGAACAGGCACCCTGATTTCGTCGTTGAGCGGCGCTTTTTCGCGGTCATGAAAAAATCCGACAAGTTGAAACCACCTGAAGAGCGACAGATTTATGGTCTGGCCGAATTGAACGCGTTTACAACGAAGGGAAAAACCGAAGTGGATGTTGTGCAAGTGGTCGTCCACCCTGAAACCCAGGATGGCGGGACCTTGAAGAAAGAGGCGTTGGCGCAGGCCACCTCAGTGGCGCGACTGCCGATCCTGAAGGGGGTGGGTACATTCTTGACGGTGCATGCAATCAAGGCCATTTCGAAGGGCGCGGACATCAGAAAAATCAGAACGGACGCGGTCAATCCGCGCTCGGCCAGGATTGCCGAAAAGTTTGATGCCAAGCGAGTGGTCAATCAATAA
- a CDS encoding mannose-1-phosphate guanylyltransferase/mannose-6-phosphate isomerase has product MIPVILSGGSGSRLWPLSRKQFPKQFLALTGEHTLFQQTLERLVFEGMDTPIVVCNKDHRFIVNEQLTNRKLEAQRILMEPFGRNTAPAVALTAMMLVNEGRDELMLVLPADHVLEDQKALQRALALATVAAERGEMVLFGVPATKPETGYGYIKSTNDALLPEGVSRVSHFVEKPDVKRATEFVEAGGYFWNSGMFLFRASRFLEELKKHDPDIYDTCLLTLERSEQTADTITFDEATFACCPDNSIDYAVMEKTQRACVVPLSAGWSDVGCWSSLWEVNAKDANGNVTKGDVVVQDSRNCMIHGNGKLVSVIGLDNIVVVETKDAMMIAHKDKVQGVKQMVNTLNAQGRTETQNHCEVYRPWGSYDSVDMGGRFQVKHISVKPGACLSLQMHHHRAEHWIVVSGTAEVTCDENVFLLCENQSTYIPIASVHRLRNPGKIPLEIIEVQSGSYLGEDDIERFEDIYGRSTPVERGVSVKTIAQ; this is encoded by the coding sequence ATGATTCCGGTGATCTTGTCAGGTGGTAGCGGCTCACGTCTTTGGCCGCTTTCGCGCAAGCAATTCCCTAAACAGTTCCTGGCCCTGACCGGCGAACACACCCTGTTCCAGCAGACCCTCGAGCGCCTGGTGTTCGAAGGCATGGACACCCCGATCGTGGTCTGCAACAAAGACCACCGGTTCATCGTCAATGAGCAGTTGACCAACCGCAAGCTGGAAGCCCAGCGCATCCTGATGGAACCGTTCGGGCGCAACACCGCGCCGGCCGTGGCCCTGACGGCGATGATGCTGGTCAATGAAGGCCGCGACGAGCTGATGCTGGTCCTGCCGGCCGACCACGTGCTGGAAGACCAGAAAGCCCTGCAACGTGCGTTGGCCCTGGCCACCGTGGCCGCCGAGCGTGGCGAAATGGTGCTGTTCGGCGTACCGGCCACCAAACCGGAAACCGGTTATGGCTACATCAAGTCGACCAACGACGCCCTGCTGCCTGAAGGGGTGAGCCGCGTTTCGCACTTCGTGGAAAAACCCGACGTCAAGCGCGCCACCGAGTTCGTCGAAGCCGGTGGTTACTTCTGGAACAGCGGCATGTTCCTGTTCCGCGCCAGCCGTTTCCTCGAAGAGCTGAAAAAACACGATCCGGACATCTACGACACCTGCCTGCTGACCCTGGAGCGCAGCGAACAGACGGCCGATACCATCACCTTTGACGAAGCCACTTTCGCCTGCTGCCCGGACAACTCCATCGACTACGCGGTGATGGAAAAGACCCAGCGCGCCTGCGTGGTGCCACTGTCGGCCGGCTGGAGCGATGTCGGCTGCTGGTCGTCGCTGTGGGAAGTCAACGCCAAGGATGCCAACGGCAACGTCACCAAGGGCGACGTCGTCGTCCAGGACAGCCGCAACTGCATGATCCACGGCAATGGCAAGCTGGTGTCGGTGATCGGCCTGGACAACATCGTGGTGGTCGAAACCAAGGACGCCATGATGATCGCCCACAAGGACAAGGTCCAAGGCGTCAAGCAAATGGTCAACACCCTCAACGCCCAGGGCCGCACCGAAACCCAGAACCACTGCGAGGTCTATCGTCCATGGGGTTCCTATGACTCGGTGGACATGGGCGGTCGTTTCCAGGTCAAGCACATCTCGGTCAAGCCGGGCGCATGCCTGTCGCTGCAGATGCACCACCACCGCGCCGAACACTGGATCGTGGTCAGCGGCACCGCTGAAGTGACCTGCGACGAGAACGTGTTCCTGCTCTGCGAAAACCAGTCGACCTACATCCCGATCGCCTCGGTTCATCGCCTGCGCAACCCGGGCAAGATCCCGCTGGAAATCATCGAAGTGCAGTCCGGCAGCTACCTGGGCGAAGACGATATCGAACGCTTCGAAGACATCTACGGTCGCTCCACCCCGGTCGAACGCGGCGTGTCGGTGAAAACCATCGCCCAATAA
- a CDS encoding alginate O-acetyltransferase AlgF: MTFTTTPRRLAARSLKAVALVASMSALSLSAFAGGDSALYGPVAPKGSSFVRIYNASNAEVSATVGSTNLSDVAPLASTDFSFMPGGDYSAKVGSQTVPVKLAPDHYYTLVNNASGQPQLIEEPPFKNKQKSLVRVQNLSDKPLTLKTADGKTEVVKTVAAKSRGEREINPVKVSLALFDGDKKVGDLKPVALERGEAAVLYVTGSGSSLSPVWVKRPVSTR; encoded by the coding sequence ATGACTTTCACTACAACTCCTCGCCGTCTCGCCGCTCGCTCCCTCAAGGCCGTTGCCCTGGTTGCCAGCATGAGCGCCCTTTCACTGTCTGCCTTTGCCGGAGGTGACTCGGCCCTGTATGGCCCGGTTGCGCCAAAAGGGTCGAGCTTCGTGCGGATCTACAACGCCAGCAACGCCGAAGTCAGCGCGACCGTCGGCAGCACCAACCTGAGCGACGTAGCACCACTGGCCAGCACCGACTTCAGCTTCATGCCTGGCGGCGACTACAGTGCCAAGGTCGGCAGCCAGACCGTCCCGGTAAAGCTGGCTCCCGATCACTATTACACCCTGGTCAACAACGCTAGCGGCCAGCCTCAGTTGATCGAAGAACCGCCATTCAAGAACAAGCAGAAATCCCTGGTTCGCGTGCAGAACCTTAGCGACAAGCCGCTGACCCTCAAGACCGCCGACGGCAAGACCGAAGTGGTCAAGACCGTAGCGGCCAAGAGCCGTGGCGAGCGTGAAATCAACCCGGTGAAAGTGAGCCTGGCGCTGTTCGACGGCGACAAGAAAGTCGGCGACCTCAAGCCCGTGGCCCTGGAACGCGGCGAAGCGGCCGTGCTGTACGTCACCGGCTCCGGCAGCAGCCTGTCGCCAGTGTGGGTAAAACGCCCGGTGTCGACCCGATAA
- a CDS encoding alginate O-acetyltransferase gives MTRSLRIFYIALFLLTLTVLGLWSVRSFFGFSTNPDATVLNGRWSKAVETHYDDEFPIKRLGTNIWAALDYKLFNEGRKGVVLGRDQWLYSDEEFNPIVNEEQNLQGNYALVEGVRQKLKEQGITLVMAIVPAKARLYPEHLGEVKPSSIHANLYQDFHARVAADKILAPDLLGPMQQAKQNGQQVFLRTDTHWTPEGAQVAAEMLAKTIAERTPLNGEPQRFVTTPAEKIIHKGDLRQFLPLDPLFENLMPAQEPLVKRTTREADDQPAEGDALFADAQVPVALIGTSYSANPTWNFVGALKQALNSDVVNYAEDGHGPILPMLSYLKSDAFKNSPPQVLIWEFPERYLPVNNEIGDADPQWVAELKQAGARQQNVAANTPSETPDRAQN, from the coding sequence ATGACCCGCTCATTACGCATCTTCTACATCGCACTGTTCCTGCTGACCTTGACGGTCCTGGGCCTGTGGTCGGTGCGCAGCTTCTTCGGCTTCAGCACCAACCCCGATGCGACCGTGCTCAACGGTCGTTGGAGCAAAGCCGTCGAGACGCACTACGACGACGAGTTCCCGATCAAGCGCCTGGGCACCAACATCTGGGCGGCACTGGACTACAAGCTGTTCAACGAGGGCCGCAAAGGCGTGGTCCTGGGTCGCGATCAGTGGCTGTACAGCGACGAAGAGTTCAATCCGATCGTCAACGAAGAGCAAAACCTGCAAGGCAACTACGCGCTGGTCGAAGGCGTGCGCCAGAAGCTCAAGGAACAGGGCATTACCCTGGTGATGGCGATCGTGCCAGCCAAGGCGCGCCTCTACCCGGAACACTTGGGTGAAGTGAAGCCGTCCAGCATTCACGCCAACCTCTATCAGGATTTCCATGCCCGTGTGGCGGCAGACAAGATCCTGGCCCCTGACCTGCTCGGCCCGATGCAACAGGCCAAGCAAAACGGCCAACAAGTGTTCCTGCGCACCGACACCCACTGGACTCCCGAAGGCGCGCAGGTCGCCGCCGAGATGCTGGCGAAGACGATTGCCGAGCGCACCCCACTCAACGGCGAGCCACAACGTTTCGTGACAACGCCAGCGGAAAAAATCATCCACAAGGGCGACCTGCGTCAGTTCCTGCCTCTGGACCCGCTGTTCGAAAACCTGATGCCAGCCCAGGAGCCGCTGGTCAAGCGCACCACCCGTGAAGCCGACGATCAGCCGGCCGAAGGCGACGCGCTGTTTGCCGATGCCCAAGTGCCCGTGGCGCTGATCGGCACCAGCTACAGCGCCAACCCCACCTGGAACTTCGTCGGTGCCCTCAAGCAGGCCCTGAACAGCGACGTCGTGAACTACGCCGAAGACGGCCATGGCCCGATTCTGCCGATGCTCAGCTACCTCAAGAGCGACGCCTTCAAGAACAGCCCGCCCCAGGTGCTGATCTGGGAGTTTCCTGAACGTTATCTGCCTGTGAACAACGAAATCGGTGACGCCGACCCGCAGTGGGTCGCAGAACTCAAGCAAGCCGGCGCACGCCAACAGAACGTAGCCGCCAACACCCCATCCGAGACGCCCGACCGGGCGCAAAACTGA
- a CDS encoding MBOAT family O-acyltransferase, which produces MVFSSNVFLFLFLPIFLGLYYLSGQRYRNLLLLLASYVFYAWWRVDFLALFAGVTLWNYWIGLKVGAAGVRTKPAQRWLLLGVGVDLCILGYFKYANFGVDSLNAIITGFGLNPFILTHVLLPIGISFYIFESISYIIDVYRGDTPATHNLIDFAAFVAIFPHLIAGPVLRFRDLADQFNNRTHTLDKFSEGCTRFMQGFIKKVFIADTLAVVADHCFALENPTTGDAWLGALAYTAQLYFDFSGYSDMAIGLGLMMGFRFMENFKQPYISQSITEFWRRWHISLSTWLRDYLYITLGGNRKGTLMTYRNLFLTMLLGGLWHGANITYVIWGAWHGMWLAIEKAVGINTTPRSINPIRWALTFLLVVMGWVIFRAENLHVAGRMYGAMFSFGDLSLSELTRANLTGLQIATLAVAYATLAFFGLRDLYTNRPPVKTKPEVNTEADGPATAQPGLIKAVPGDNPSSIHQPGYTVGVEAQVQPAYWVADWPRYVMRTLVLVLFIASILKLSAQSFSPFLYFQF; this is translated from the coding sequence ATGGTATTTTCATCCAATGTGTTCCTGTTCCTGTTCTTGCCGATCTTTCTCGGCTTGTACTACTTGAGCGGGCAACGCTATCGCAACCTGCTGTTATTGCTGGCCAGCTATGTGTTCTATGCCTGGTGGCGCGTGGACTTCCTTGCGCTGTTCGCCGGCGTCACCCTGTGGAACTACTGGATCGGCCTGAAAGTCGGCGCCGCCGGCGTGCGCACCAAACCCGCCCAGCGCTGGCTGTTGCTCGGCGTGGGTGTGGATCTGTGCATCCTGGGCTACTTCAAGTACGCCAACTTCGGTGTGGACAGCCTCAACGCGATCATTACCGGCTTCGGTCTCAATCCGTTCATCCTGACCCACGTGTTGTTGCCGATCGGGATCTCGTTCTACATCTTCGAGTCCATCAGCTACATCATCGACGTGTATCGCGGTGATACCCCGGCGACCCACAACCTGATCGACTTCGCAGCGTTCGTGGCGATCTTCCCGCACCTGATCGCCGGCCCCGTGTTGCGTTTCCGCGACCTGGCCGATCAGTTCAACAACCGCACCCACACCCTGGACAAGTTCTCCGAAGGCTGCACGCGCTTCATGCAGGGCTTCATCAAGAAGGTGTTCATCGCCGACACCCTGGCGGTGGTGGCCGATCATTGCTTTGCCCTGGAGAACCCGACCACGGGCGATGCCTGGCTCGGCGCCCTGGCCTACACCGCGCAACTGTACTTCGACTTCTCCGGCTACAGCGACATGGCCATCGGCCTGGGCTTGATGATGGGCTTCCGTTTCATGGAGAACTTCAAGCAGCCCTACATCAGCCAGTCGATTACCGAGTTCTGGCGGCGCTGGCACATCAGCCTGTCGACCTGGCTACGCGATTACCTCTACATCACCCTGGGCGGCAATCGCAAAGGCACGCTGATGACCTATCGCAACCTGTTCCTGACCATGCTGCTCGGTGGTCTGTGGCACGGCGCGAACATCACCTACGTGATCTGGGGTGCCTGGCACGGTATGTGGCTGGCCATCGAAAAAGCGGTGGGTATCAACACCACGCCACGCAGCATCAACCCGATCCGTTGGGCACTGACGTTCCTGCTGGTGGTGATGGGCTGGGTGATCTTCCGTGCCGAAAACCTGCACGTGGCCGGCCGCATGTATGGCGCCATGTTCAGCTTCGGTGACTTGTCGCTGTCGGAACTGACCCGTGCCAACCTCACCGGCCTGCAAATCGCCACGCTGGCGGTGGCCTACGCCACCCTCGCCTTCTTTGGCCTGCGCGATCTCTACACCAATCGTCCACCGGTCAAGACCAAGCCTGAAGTGAACACCGAGGCCGATGGCCCGGCCACTGCACAACCTGGACTGATCAAGGCTGTACCGGGCGACAACCCGTCGAGCATTCATCAACCGGGCTACACCGTGGGCGTCGAAGCCCAGGTGCAACCGGCGTACTGGGTCGCTGACTGGCCGCGCTACGTGATGCGCACGCTGGTGCTGGTGCTGTTCATCGCCTCGATTCTCAAACTCTCGGCGCAAAGCTTCTCGCCGTTCCTTTACTTCCAGTTCTGA
- a CDS encoding mannuronate-specific alginate lyase: MRTRTLKTLLAPSLLTLAIFAGATQAAAPLRPPQGYFAPIEKFKTGSSDERCEAVPTPYTGALQFRSKYEGSDKARATLNVKSEKAFRDATSDITRIERGVSKQVMQFMRDGRPEQLECTLNWLTAWAKADALMSKDFNHTGKSMRKWALGSMASAYVRLKFSESRPLANHQEQAQLIEGWFSKMADQVVSDWDNLPLKKINNHSYWAAWSVMATAVATNRRDLFDWAVKEYKVGVNQVDAEGFLPNELKRKQRALSYHNYALPPLAMIASFAQVNGVDLRQENNGALKRLGDQVLAGVKDPEIFEDKNGDEQDMKDLKIDSKFAWLEPFCSLYTCPEDVLERKHEMQPFKTFRLGGDLTKVYDPSWEKGEKGS; this comes from the coding sequence ATGCGCACCCGAACGTTGAAAACGCTGCTGGCGCCGTCCCTGCTGACCCTGGCGATATTCGCCGGCGCGACGCAGGCCGCGGCCCCGCTACGCCCGCCCCAGGGTTACTTCGCACCGATTGAAAAATTCAAGACGGGCAGCTCTGACGAGCGCTGCGAGGCAGTACCAACGCCCTACACGGGCGCCCTGCAATTTCGCAGCAAGTACGAGGGTTCCGACAAGGCCCGCGCAACGCTGAACGTGAAATCGGAAAAAGCCTTCCGTGATGCCACTTCCGACATCACCCGGATCGAACGCGGCGTCAGCAAACAAGTGATGCAATTCATGCGTGACGGCCGCCCCGAGCAGCTGGAATGCACCCTGAACTGGCTGACCGCCTGGGCCAAGGCCGATGCGCTGATGTCCAAGGACTTCAACCACACCGGCAAGTCCATGCGCAAATGGGCCCTGGGAAGCATGGCTTCGGCCTACGTACGCCTGAAGTTCTCCGAGTCTCGCCCACTGGCCAATCACCAGGAGCAGGCGCAACTGATCGAAGGCTGGTTCAGCAAGATGGCCGATCAGGTGGTGAGCGACTGGGACAACCTGCCGCTGAAAAAAATCAACAACCACTCCTACTGGGCCGCCTGGTCGGTGATGGCCACCGCCGTGGCGACCAACCGCCGCGACCTGTTCGATTGGGCCGTCAAGGAATACAAGGTCGGCGTCAACCAAGTCGACGCCGAGGGCTTCTTGCCCAACGAACTCAAGCGCAAGCAACGGGCGCTGTCCTATCACAACTATGCCCTGCCGCCCCTGGCGATGATCGCCAGTTTCGCCCAGGTCAACGGCGTGGACCTGCGCCAGGAAAACAACGGCGCCCTCAAGCGCCTGGGTGACCAGGTGCTGGCCGGGGTGAAAGACCCGGAGATATTCGAAGACAAGAACGGCGATGAGCAGGACATGAAGGATCTGAAAATCGATTCCAAGTTCGCCTGGCTGGAACCGTTCTGCAGCCTCTACACATGCCCCGAGGATGTGCTGGAACGCAAGCATGAAATGCAACCGTTCAAGACGTTCCGCCTCGGCGGGGACTTGACCAAGGTGTACGACCCGTCATGGGAAAAAGGCGAAAAAGGTAGCTGA
- a CDS encoding alginate O-acetyltransferase gives MNPQMIKLLGLSALTAGILAATSGARAAETTAPVFTAEPCCNLCPAAYDAKNYTTRYQQNFTTLVQAQGDWLFRTQEDLRTEFNTTPAGYKRMQQLHDAFKKKGVELVLVYQPTRGLVNRNKLNPQEKASYDFDKALTNYKSMLGRFAQMGYVVPDLSPLTNENLPDTLPAHDFYFRGDQHWTPYGAQRTAKIVAEKVKQIPAFADIPKREFETKKSGRMGKTGTLHNMAGQLCGTSYAVQYMDQFTTEPKGEAGDGDLFGDSSDPQITLVGTSHSGKNYNFAGFLQEAIGADVLNVAFPGGGLEGAMIQYLGSEEFQKSPPKILIWEFSPLYRLDQETIYRQMMALLDNNGCEGKPALMSSKTALKPGKNELMVNSKNMDLRNGSHQIDIRFADTSVKTLQATLWYMNGRHEDIKIEKPDTSETDGRFAFQLRTDEDWASQNLLAVEVQGPEAGAEPQQIEAKVCKRNASPQAGQQTAQIGQ, from the coding sequence ATGAACCCACAGATGATCAAACTTCTGGGCCTGTCCGCCCTGACTGCCGGCATTCTCGCCGCCACAAGCGGCGCGCGCGCCGCTGAAACCACAGCGCCTGTGTTCACTGCCGAACCGTGCTGCAACCTGTGCCCGGCTGCTTATGACGCGAAGAACTACACCACGCGCTATCAGCAGAACTTCACCACGCTGGTACAGGCCCAGGGTGATTGGCTGTTCCGTACCCAGGAAGACCTGCGTACCGAATTCAATACCACCCCGGCCGGCTACAAGCGCATGCAGCAGTTGCACGACGCGTTCAAGAAAAAAGGCGTTGAGCTGGTGCTTGTGTATCAACCGACCCGGGGCCTGGTGAACCGCAACAAACTCAACCCTCAGGAAAAGGCCAGTTACGACTTCGACAAGGCCCTGACCAACTACAAGAGCATGCTCGGGCGTTTCGCGCAGATGGGTTATGTAGTGCCGGACCTGTCGCCGTTGACCAACGAAAACCTGCCCGACACCCTGCCGGCCCACGATTTCTACTTCCGTGGCGACCAGCACTGGACCCCGTACGGCGCCCAGCGCACGGCGAAGATCGTGGCCGAGAAGGTCAAGCAGATCCCGGCCTTTGCCGACATTCCCAAGCGTGAGTTCGAGACCAAGAAGTCCGGCCGCATGGGCAAGACCGGCACCCTGCACAACATGGCCGGCCAGCTGTGCGGCACCAGCTACGCGGTCCAGTACATGGACCAGTTCACCACCGAGCCTAAAGGCGAGGCCGGCGACGGCGACCTGTTCGGCGACTCCAGTGATCCGCAAATCACCCTCGTGGGCACCAGTCACAGCGGCAAGAACTACAACTTCGCCGGCTTCCTTCAAGAAGCCATCGGCGCCGACGTCCTCAACGTCGCCTTCCCCGGCGGCGGTCTGGAAGGCGCGATGATCCAGTACCTGGGCAGCGAAGAATTCCAGAAGAGCCCGCCGAAAATCCTCATCTGGGAATTCTCGCCGCTGTATCGCTTGGACCAGGAAACCATCTATCGCCAGATGATGGCGCTGCTGGACAACAACGGTTGCGAAGGCAAGCCCGCGCTGATGAGCAGCAAGACTGCCCTCAAGCCCGGCAAGAACGAATTGATGGTCAACAGCAAGAACATGGACCTGCGTAACGGCAGCCACCAGATCGATATCCGCTTCGCCGATACGTCGGTGAAAACCTTACAAGCCACCCTCTGGTACATGAATGGGCGCCACGAGGATATCAAGATCGAAAAACCGGACACTTCCGAAACCGACGGACGTTTCGCCTTCCAATTGCGCACCGACGAGGACTGGGCTTCCCAGAACCTGCTGGCTGTAGAAGTCCAGGGACCTGAAGCCGGTGCCGAGCCACAGCAAATCGAAGCGAAAGTCTGCAAACGCAACGCATCTCCGCAAGCCGGGCAACAAACGGCTCAAATCGGACAATGA